One Brassica napus cultivar Da-Ae chromosome C2, Da-Ae, whole genome shotgun sequence DNA window includes the following coding sequences:
- the LOC125581975 gene encoding vacuolar iron transporter 1-like translates to MFAHFNTSERKKRFDLPMATDEDMITRISIEPEKQSLLDHHTEKHFTAGEVVRDIIIGVSDGLTVPFALAAGLSGANASSSIVLTAGIAEVAAGAISMGLGGYLAAKSEADHYAREMKREQEEIVAVPETEAAEVAEILAQYGVEPHEYSPVVNALRKNPQAWLDFMMRFELGLEKPDPKRALQSAFTIAIAYVLGGLVPLFPYMFIPQALNAVVASAAITLIALFIFGYAKGHFTGSRPFRSAFETTFIGAIASAAAFCLAKVVQH, encoded by the exons ATGTTTGCACACTTCAACacttcagaaagaaaaaaaagattcgaTCTTCCAATGGCTACGGACGAAGATATGATCACGAGGATCTCTATAGAGCCTGAGAAGCAATCACTTCTCGATCATCACACCGAGAAACACTTCACCGCCGGAGAAGTCGTCCGTGACATCATCATCGGCGTCTCCGATGGTTTAACCGTTCCTTTTGCACTCGCCGCCGGACTCTCCGGTGCTAATGCCTCTTCTTCCATCGTACTCACCGCTGGTATCGCTGAAGTCGCAGCCGGTGCTATCTCCATGGGACTCGGCGG GTACTTAGCGGCCAAGAGTGAAGCGGATCATTACGCGAGAGAGATGAAACGAGAACAAGAAGAGATCGTGGCCGTTCCTGAGACTG AGGCAGCTGAGGTGGCAGAGATTCTGGCACAGTATGGAGTAGAGCCACATGAATATTCACCTGTTGTTAATGCTCTTCGTAAGAATCCTCAAGCATGGCTTGATTTTATGATGAG GTTTGAGCTGGGATTAGAGAAGCCAGATCCAAAGAGAGCGTTACAAAGCGCGTTCACGATTGCAATCGCTTATGTTCTTGGCGGTTTAGTACCGCTATTTCCCTACATGTTCATACCACAAGCCTTAAATGCGGTAGTGGCGTCTGCGGCTATAACTCTGATCGCTCTCTTCATATTTGGCTATGCAAAAGGGCATTTCACCGGCAGCAGACCCTTTAGGAGTGCGTTTGAAACCACTTTTATAGGAGCGATAGCTTCAGCAGCTGCTTTCTGTTTGGCTAAAGTGGTGCAACATTAA
- the LOC125581974 gene encoding two-component response regulator ARR14-like, whose translation MWIFTDAWYYYSYHESLSKASLFKPVATYSSLYGFNHYIFLLTSLIIKPNLNNFLCEFKESMTISDQFPCGLRVLVVDDDASCLIILEKMLLRLMYQVTICSQADVALTLLRERKGCFDLVLSDVHMPGMNGYKLLQQVGLEMDLPVIMMSVDGRTATVMTGINQGACDYLIKPIRPEELKNIWQHVVRRKCTINKNSISSSSSLESLFSVSGVSEGSLKRRKNKRRVDSEEDDLLDPGNSSKKSRVVWSMELHQQFVKAINHLGIEKAVPKRILELMNVPSLSRENVASHLQKYRLYLKRLSGAASQSRDAESMERYENIQAMVSSGQIHPQALAALYGRPIDNHMSGGFGVWIPTDNHFGGSNVSSASNRCFGALDSPSSVAASMSVHGLSSSGNVRQQADGFSNSTDYRIRQGNGSGISEESWILGRPLRQRKA comes from the exons ATGTGGATATTTACAGATGCGTGGTACTACTACAGCTATCACGAGTCGCTTTCGAAGGCCTCTCTCTTCAAACCAGTGGCTACTTACTCATCACTGTACGGCTTCAATCATTATATCTTCCTCCTCACCTCTCTCATTATCAAACCAAACCTAAACAACTTTCTTTGTGAGTTCAAAGAAAGCATGACCATCAGCGATCAGTTTCCTTGTGGGTTAAGAGTCCTTGTCGTAGACGACGACGCTTCCTGTCTGATAATCCTCGAGAAAATGCTTCTCCGCCTCATGTACCAAG TTACCATCTGCTCCCAAGCCGACGTCGCTTTAACCCTCTTGAGAGAAAGAAAAGGCTGTTTCGATCTGGTCTTGAGCGATGTTCATATGCCTGGTATGAACGGCTACAAACTCCTCCAGCAAGTCGGTCTCGAGATGGATCTTCCTGTCATCA TGATGTCTGTTGATGGAAGAACAGCGACAGTCATGACGGGAATCAACCAGGGAGCTTGTGATTATCTTATTAAGCCGATTCGTCCTGAAGAGCTCAAGAACATATGGCAACACGTGGTTCGCAGGAAGTGCACAATCAACAAGAACAGtatcagcagcagcagcagcttgGAGAGTCTTTTCTCTGTTAGTGGAGTCTCAGAGGGGAGTTTGAAACGTAGGAAGAACAAGAGAAGGGTCGATAGTGAAGAAGACGATCTTCTTGATCCTGGAAACAGTTCCAAGAAGTCGCGTGTTGTTTGGTCAATGGAATTACATCAACAATTCGTCAAGGCTATAAACCATCTTGGAATTGAGA AAGCTGTACCAAAGCGGATTCTTGAGTTGATGAATGTGCCTAGCTTAAGCAGAGAAAACGTCGCTAGTCATTTACAG AAGTACCGATTGTATTTGAAAAGATTAAGTGGTGCAGCTTCTCAGAGTAGGGACGCTGAGTCTATGGAAAGATATGAAAACATTCAAGCTATGGTTTCCTCTGGACAGATACATCCGCAGGCATTAGCTGCCTTGTATGGTCGACCAATAGACAATCATATGTCTGGTGGTTTTGGAGTTTGGATACCTACTGACAATCATTTTGGTGGATCTAATGTATCATCAGCTTCTAACCGGTGTTTTGGGGCTTTGGACAGTCCTTCATCTGTTGCTGCTTCGATGTCTGTTCATGGTTTATCTTCCTCTGGAAATGTAAGACAGCAAGCTGATGGTTTCAGCAACAGCACAGACTACAGAATCAGACAAGGGAATGGGTCAGGCATCAGTGAAGAATCTTGGATCTTGGGAAGACCTTTAAGACAGCGAAAGGCTTAA
- the LOC106432935 gene encoding GDSL esterase/lipase At1g59030 gives MHVFKFVEGKHISSRKINKSTKTMKLQLFWLALVFIAVEANPAKQGKNATIPALIVFGDSIMDTGNNNRLPTLLKCNFPPYGKDFPGGLATGRFSDGRVPSDLIAEKLGLAKSLPAFMNPNLKPQDLLKGVTFASGGTGYDPLTAKIMSVISVWDQLTYFKQYISTIKQHFGEKKAQDILDHSFFVVCSSSNDLAHTFLAQSHKYDRTSYANFLADSAVKFVRELHKLGAKKIGVFSAVPVGCVPLQRTVFGGLFTRGCVKPLNNMAKQFNARLSPALESLDKELDGVILYIDVYDTLFDMIQNPAKYGFEVADRGCCGRGSLAISYMCNSLNPFTCSNSSAYIFWDSYHPTERAYQVIVDNLLNKYLSKIY, from the exons atgcatgttttcaaatttgtaGAAGGCAAACACATATCGagcagaaaaataaacaaatcaaCTAAGACAATGAAGCTTCAGTTGTTTTGGCTTGCTTTGGTATTCATTGCCGTCGAAGCTAATCCAGCGAAGCAAGGAAAGAATGCAACAATCCCTGCACTAATAGTTTTTGGAGATTCAATCATGGATACTGGTAATAACAATAGACTTCCAACTCTTTTGAAGTGCAATTTTCCTCCCTACGGCAAAGACTTTCCCGGCGGCTTGGCCACCGGAAGATTTTCTGATGGAAGAGTTCCCTCTGATCTCATTG CTGAAAAATTGGGATTGGCTAAGTCACTACCAGCATTTATGAACCCGAATTTGAAGCCCCAAGATCTTCTTAAGGGTGTAACATTTGCATCTGGAGGAACTGGTTACGATCCGCTAACTGCTAAGATTATG TCCGTGATATCAGTCTGGGATCAACTAACATATTTCAAGCAATATATATCAACGATTAAACAACATTTTGGAGAGAAAAAAGCTCAAGATATCTTGGACCATAGTTTTTTTGTTGTGTGTTCTAGTAGTAACGACCTTGCTCACACTTTCTTAGCTCAATCACATAAATATGACCGTACCTCATATGCCAATTTCTTGGCTGACTCAGCAGTCAAATTCGTAAGA GAATTACATAAGCTTGGAGCTAAAAAAATCGGAGTGTTTAGCGCAGTGCCGGTTGGATGTGTACCACTTCAAAGAACAGTGTTTGGAGGTTTGTTTACAAGAGGATGTGTTAAACCTTTAAACAACATGGCAAAACAATTCAACGCAAGGCTTTCACCAGCACTAGAATCTTTAGATAAAGAGTTGGATGGTGTCATCCTCTACATTGATGTTTATGATACTCTTTTTGACATGATCCAAAATCCTGCAAAATACG GTTTTGAGGTAGCTGATAGAGGATGTTGCGGTAGAGGTTCTCTCGCAATATCCTACATGTGTAACTCATTGAATCCATTCACATGTTCTAATTCCTCAGCCTATATATTTTGGGATAGCTACCACCCAACTGAGAGAGCTTATCAAGTTATCGTGGACAACTTGCTTAACAAATATTTAAGCAAAATCTATTGA